From the genome of Melitaea cinxia chromosome 12, ilMelCinx1.1, whole genome shotgun sequence, one region includes:
- the LOC123658616 gene encoding uncharacterized protein LOC123658616 yields the protein MSVLNSKISIIVYTKAIIDILDDEMGISQFWSDDLKVFDQIYGKTSDKDIYGATLPPTIRFNINSKVPIQIEASEKKEKYLTSGKNILDSGYYPPEFGDRYAKLFSKSLYPGKSKPSSALQFISFSDIKPISESTDPETYSYLKHLEKMTTKKNQIAKKLKAHSLNTDSEADEAYRSIQDILDAHEANKNNDSHEEEFPAKTKSKQYDEKRYSRNRNRNKVRPLNGNSLNSRCVSGRCRSTQSSFRSRPYVRKIKHYIYSRR from the exons ATGTCCGTACTAAAttctaaaatatcaattattgtCTACACAAAGgcaataattgatattttagatGATGAGATGG ggATTTCTCAATTCTGGTCAGACGATCTTAAAGTGTTTGACCAGATTTATGGGAAAACATCAGATAAAGATATATATGGGGCGACACTCCCACCGACAATCAGATTCAATATAAACAGTAAAGTACCAATCCAAATCGAAGCATCTGAGAAGAAAGAGAAATACCTAACGAGCGGGAAGAACATTCTTGACTCAGGATACTATCCGCCTGAGTTTGGGGATAGATATGCGAAATTATTCTCGAAATCCCTGTATCCAGGAAAGTCCAAACCATCATCTGCATTACAATTCATTAGTTTTTCAGATATCAAGCCAATCAGCGAATCCACGGATCCAGAAACGTACAGCTACTTGAAACATTTGGAAAAAATGACTACAAAGAAAAACCAAATTGCAAAAAAACTCAAGGCACATAGCTTAAACACAGATTCCGAAGCAGATGAAGCATACAGGAGTATACAAGATATATTGGACGCTCACGAAGCTAATAAAAACAATGATTCACATGAAGAAGAATTTCCCGCTAAAACTAAATCTAAGCAGTACGATGAAAAAAGATATTCTAGAAATAGGAACAGGAATAAAGTTAGACCGTTGAATGGAAATAGTTTGAATTCTAGATGTGTTTCAGGCAGATGCAGATCAACTCAAAGCTCCTTCCGTTCTAGACCGTATGTgagaaaaattaaacattatatttactcTAGACGTTAA
- the LOC123658530 gene encoding uncharacterized protein LOC123658530: MDTPMIIIVSVFGAAWLLLLVVSIVLCAQVASLRRKVLDLSASGRLRIQKLKMSPEGNHAFQNPGLVPDEELSRRGYSMYQAPEDDVESGRGTERQTSGRFVDELTKELDARQQRQSSAPPFLLQGIEDNKRNNMPNGKNKGRQSDTNPNFIY, from the exons ATG GACACTCCGATGATTATAATAGTGAGCGTGTTTGGCGCCGCGTGGCTGCTGTTGCTCGTAGTGAGCATCGTGCTGTGCGCGCAGGTCGCCAGTCTGCGGAGGAAGGTGCTCGACCTCAGCGCTAGCGGACGACTGCGAAtaca GAAGTTGAAGATGAGCCCGGAAGGTAATCACGCGTTCCAGAACCCTGGTCTGGTTCCGGACGAGGAGCTCTCTCGTCGCGGCTACTCCATGTACCAGGCGCCGGAGGACGACGTCGAGAGCGGCAGAGGAACGGAACG GCAGACGTCAGGGCGCTTTGTAGATGAGCTAACGAAGGAACTGGATGCAAGGCAGCAACGGCAATCGAGCGCTCCCCCATTCTTGCTACAAGGCATCGAAGACAACAAGAGGAACAACATGCCCAACGGAAAAAACAAGGGACGACAGAGTGATACGAATCCTaacttcatttattaa